Proteins encoded within one genomic window of Eleutherodactylus coqui strain aEleCoq1 chromosome 1, aEleCoq1.hap1, whole genome shotgun sequence:
- the MMP19 gene encoding matrix metalloproteinase-19 produces MLLLPLLGALAFSAYAATLVDPTAEEEAMKYLKEFGYLQKPLESDSEDFSSDEIQEAIRIFQLASQLPGTGVLDNNTLEKMKQPRCGLEDPFNQKTLRYLLLGRWRKKNLTYRIHNYTPDMTKDEVRTAIKSAFKYWSDVTPLTFKEITYGRADIRISFHTKADSCSRPFDGPGKVLAHADIPELGTVHFDEDEYWTEGTYLGVNLRIIAAHELGHALGLGHSRFSSALMAPVYAGYRPKFRLHDDDIKGIQVLYGKNSKYENDKEERVTTVAPSVSPTTTGPMPDPCQDNLDAMILGPYDKTYAFKGDYVWTITDYGIGPLMKIQSLWKGLPGNLDAAVYSKRTKRTYFFKGDKLWRYNDFKLNYGYPKALTRIPPNIGAALYWEANQKIFLFKGDDYWQWDELAWSSLHPKKISSLFSGVPSKLDAALTWKNGKIYFFKGDKYWRVNKQLRVDRGYPLSKSERWMQCYNMD; encoded by the exons ATGCTGCTGCTGCCTTTGCTGGGGGCTCTGGCCTTCTCTGCTTATGCTGCGACACTGGTAGACCCCACCGCTGAAGAAGAAGCCATG AAATACCTAAAGGAGTTTGGATACTTGCAGAAGCCACTTGAGAGTGACAGCGAGGATTTCAGTTCTGATGAAATTCAGGAAGCTATACG AATTTTCCAGCTGGCTTCTCAGCTACCTGGAACAGGGGTCCTGGACAATAATACACTGGAGAAGATGAAGCAGCCACGGTGCGGATTAGAAGACCCATTTAACCAGAAGACTCTGCGATATCTGCTATTAG GTCGATGGAGAAAGAAGAACCTTACTTATCGCATACATAATTATACGCCCGACATGACAAAAGATGAAGTGAGGACCGCCATCAAATCTGCTTTTAAATACTGGAGTGATGTCACCCCTCTGACATTCAAAGAGATCACCTATGGAAGAGCAGACATAAGGATTTCATTCCACACGAAGGCAGACAGCTGCTCACGTCCGTTTGATGGCCCCG GAAAAGTGCTAGCACATGCTGATATTCCTGAGCTTGGCACAGTACATTTCGATGAAGATGAGTATTGGACTGAAGGAACGTACCTCGGTGTCAATCTGCGCATCATTGCTGCACATGAACTCGGACATGCCTTAGGTCTGGGCCACTCTCGATTTAGCAGTGCACTGATGGCTCCTGTGTATGCCGGATATAGACCGAAGTTTCGACTACATGATGATGATATAAAGGGGATTCAGGTGTTGTATG GTAAAAACAGCAAATATGAAAATGACAAAGAGGAACGTGTCACAACGGTTGCCCCTTCTGTCTCTCCAACCACCACCGGTCCGATGCCTGATCCATGCCAGGACAACCTAGATGCCATGATTCTTG GGCCTTATGACAAAACGTATGCCTTTAAAGGAGACTATGTGTGGACAATCACTGACTATGGTATTGGTCCTCTCATGAAAATCCAATCCTTATGGAAAGGGCTACCAGGAAACTTAGATGCTGCCGTTTACTCAAAACGCACCAAACGAACATATTTCTTTAAAG GAGACAAATTATGGAGGTACAACGATTTTAAACTGAACTATGGATACCCTAAAGCTTTAACTAGGATCCCCCCAAACATTGGAGCAGCCTTATATTGGGAAGCAAACCAGAAAATATTCCTGTTTAAG GGTGATGACTATTGGCAGTGGGATGAGTTGGCCTGGAGTAGCCTGCATCCCAAAAAAATCTCTAGTCTATTCTCGGGTGTTCCTAGTAAGTTGGATGCGGCTCTGACCTGGAAGAATGGAAAGATTTACTTCTTTAAAGGCGACAAGTATTGGAGAGTGAACAAGCAGCTACGCGTGGACCGTGGATACCCGCTGAGCAAGTCTGAGCGGTGGATGCAGTGCTACAACATGGACTAA